A window from Schistosoma haematobium chromosome 3, whole genome shotgun sequence encodes these proteins:
- the UQCC1 gene encoding Ubiquinol-cytochrome-c reductase complex assembly factor 1, which yields MKMANKLSNCYAKLMSGDNFPYLLACFEPHGNISVRSVSSTKLLRKLDIDLNRSIISEMIWVKLVTSSGVGQDCPLFPFLVDFVMEMTLSSEFEGFIFH from the coding sequence ATGAAGATGGCAAACAAGCTGAGTAACTGTTATGCAAAATTGATGAGCGGTGACAATTTTCCTTACCTGCTTGCTTGTTTTGAACCTCACGGAAACATTTCCGTGAGATCAGTGAGTAGCACAAAGCTATTAAGAAAGCTGGATATAGACCTCAACCGATCTATTATCAGTGAAATGATTTGGGTTAAATTGGTTACTTCAAGTGGTGTTGGTCAAGACTGTCCGCTTTTCCCATTTTTAGTTGACTTTGTCATGGAGATGACACTTTCATCCGAATTTGAAGGGTTCATCTTCCACTAG
- the UQCC1 gene encoding Ubiquinol-cytochrome-c reductase complex assembly factor 1, variant 2 (EggNog:ENOG410V95N~COG:C) — translation MNLQRLRIFNLWRNVNHVSARFSHPHKPNFIQSTALTKTKYFLGLTDKLRYSNIILRISGENLFIICAEYPVFEDFVQHLKLPDTFQTWFSLTTLHIWMCYVRLRQEGQEGYLIKKWMDRALWEDMKRRVCAFKILTKRHKQIKVFRGQYFGNMVGYDEALLSCLDSHLASALWSNIWFCCPTTTFQEIEILIKYVRKQLEHLEKIPSDVFLEHGTPTFLPLMQDEIDVSLAKERVRYCLTFPEHLK, via the exons atgaatttGCAAAGGCTGCGGATTTTTAATCTATGGAGGAACGTTAACCATGTGTCTGCTCGTTTTTCACATCCACATAAACCAAACTTTATTCAATCAACAGCACTGACAAAGACAAAATATTTCCTTGGATTAACTGATAAACTACGATATTCAAACATAATCCTTCGTATTTCTGGTGAAAACTTATTCATAATCTGTGCGGAATACCCCGTATTTGAGGATTTTGTGCAACATCTTAAACTCCCAGACACGTTTCAAACGTGGTTCTCATTAACCACACTACACATATGGATGTGCTACGTGCGTCTACGCCAAGAAGGACAAGAAGGGTATCTCATAAAAAAATGGATGGATAGA GCTCTTTGGGAAGATATGAAACGCAGAGTGTGTGCATTCAAAATCTTAACGAAAAGGCATAAGCAGATTAAAGTCTTTCGTGGGCAATACTTTGGCAATATGGTCGGATATGATGAAGCTTTACTATCCTGCTTAGACTCACATTTAGCTAGTGCGTTGTGGAGTAATATATGGTTCTGTTGTCCAACAACTACCTTTCAAGAAATCGAGATATTGATTAAGTATGTCAGGAAACAGTTAGAACACTTGGAAAAAATTCCGTCAGATGTTTTTCTTGAACACGGTACTCCAACGTTTTTACCATTAATGCAAGATGAAATAGATGTTTCCCTTGCTAAAGAACGTGTGAGATATTGTTTAACTTTTCCCGAAcatcttaaataa